Part of the Falco cherrug isolate bFalChe1 chromosome 1, bFalChe1.pri, whole genome shotgun sequence genome, AATTTCAATTGGAGCTTGCAGTCTAAACTGAGACACAACTGCATATAAAATCAGGCTTCCTTAGTGCTAGTACTGACAAATGTTCCATTTATGCAACAGCTACTTCATGTCCAAcacccacacaaaaaaatacctAACTAGGAACCTCCTTCTAGGGCATTAATACTAGAACCTGGGACAAGTCTTCATAGCTGAAGTCTGCTTTCATCATCATTATGTGTCTTCAGGGTGTAATTtggtattttcctttaaaacctCAATGCTGCTTAAAATCCTTTCCTTCCACAAGCAAGAATTTGCTGATTTGGATATATGTGGACTCTCCAATTCTTGAGAAATACTTTGCCAGCCTGGTGCTTAGTCTTCTACAAGTCATATCAGATAAAtattgggggggtggggggatagAGGAGAATGTGACCTAAGTCTAAACCAGAAACCTCTAGCAATCTGTTCAGTAGCGGGGAGGACAAAGACATTTTAAGCAGCTTAAATCTCAGGGTATAATATAATTTAGATTTTGACCCAGAAGCTTCCAAAGCCAATACTGAGTTTTTTCTAACAAGTTTGCAAGGACTGTCagtttgaatattttcattagtCTCCTTCATATCAAGCAAGAGTTTCCTATGACAGCCTGCCTATGTTTAATGCATTACAGGCAGAGCAGTTTAACAGGATGACCCTTGGCTACACCCACTGTGTACAAGATAGAAACAGCATGTAGATTTCAGCAATAGGAAAACAATTAATGACATCTGAACTGGATTCCACCACCATCTTTAAAACCAACTGTTTCTTTGCCCAAAGCCAGCGAGgcacatacatttttttgtcaGAGGTTGAAAGGGGCCGCTCGTTCTCTGAACTCAAAGATCTTCCTTtaaatctaaacaaaaataatacgTACTTAGACTGTTAAATAAGAATCTCTAGGAACTAAGACTTCAACTGCTGCATGGATTTCTTGAGCTGTCTCTACTGATCCAACTGAATTCACCTGCAACATTTCCCAGTTCTATaaggtggaaaggaaaaaaattgcacaaaaaGCTTTCCAAAGGCAATAGAAAGAAGACAGTAACTTAACTGGCACCGAGCAAAATGGTATCTTGTATTCGCTGCCCTTCTGCTATTAGCCATTGTGGTATACATCACTGCCCTATAAAAATACTTCTCCAAAGTTAATAGACTCATTTCCAAACCACTCAAAGAATGTAGATCTCATGCTGTTACAAGTTTGGGACATGGCCCAGAACCATCTATCAGTAGCCACCATTGCTTACACAGACTCCCTGAACACAATATTTTCAGAGACAGATCAGTAATATAGGGACACAACACCAAAAACCTATCAAGTCTTGCAAGGAATGGAGTCAAAGAACAAGCAAGACAACATTTTgcttaataaaaatgtataaacaaCTGTAGGTTCAAGAAACCTCATCAGCTTATTCACTCACCTACATCTTCTCCACTCATGCAGCAATTAAGAATGGAGTGATGCCTCTTCTCATGGCCACACAGATATACTCTACTCATACAGCTAATCTACATGTTTTCTTGATAAATCCTCtccaaaataaagcagattttgTTTAACAACGAGTTCAGTAGAGGCTATTTCTAAGTCTGCCGAAATCACAGATtctaaaagaaagtaaaaacatCCCATTTGGCTTGCCAAACAACATTTCATTACAATGTCACTGAATAATCTTATTGTCATCATCCTCTGACTTAcaagggtttggggttttttgccttaaaattcagttttgccCTAAGCAAGAAACAAATTGCTTTGACGCTTTTCCCAAAGCTCACAAATCTGTTGCTGTAAACATGTACACCCCAGCAAGCACAGTTCAGATTTCAAAAACCACTGCAGTTCAGTAATTGATGACTGGACAACtccaaaagcaagaagcagaggAACATCAGCACATAAACTGACTGTGAGGATTCTCTTAGGAATCATATATTTAAGCCTTCAGCAAAACAATTCTTGTTCCATCTACAGAGGAATACATCACAATCTATAGcttagaagtattttcttatatagatatacacaccaatatttatacataaaagagatttttaaaagttgtatTTTATGTGAGTATGCATGTGCACACATTCAGGcatgttttaataaaaggtAAGTTGTCCTTACAAAGCTTCCTACTGTAAGTGAAGTCCAGGAAAGCTCAAGCTCACAGCTAATATCTGCAATTatgaaaaacagattaattAGCCCAAAGCTTGCATGGCTAGTTCATTTTCATAGTGTAACAGTTCAAAGTTGAACTAGGttcacactaaaaaaaaacacctttgctTTGTCTCATCACTCCAacctttttaatataaatagtTTTGTTCTTAAAGGCCTGCACATTTCTCTAAAAGCCCCTTCCCAGCATTTTCTTCCAAGGTTACATACCTGCCACAGGcttcaaaagcagatttcaagACAAAGTACAAAATGCTGCATGCCTATGTAATagtcaataaataaatatatttgtccTTGCCTAAGTGCATGGACTGAGATATAATGGAAACCAGAACAGGAACCCTTTTTTGGTAGGCTATGTTCTAACAGGtttttaaactttattattAGCTGGGgaacagtaatttattttttttagctttaaattaaaaatctctttgCTACAGGAAAAAGAATACTTACAAACGAACTTCGTTTGTTACAAGTTTAGAAGCTCATAGTTGTTTCCAAGTTAATTACAGCTTAATTAGTTGAGTCTCCCTAATGTGACTTCATGTTGTAATTTCAAGTTCAGTCTGCATGATGAGTCACTCCTACTCTAGAAAGTATAAACATGAAGCCATATAAGTTCCTTAGAGTctgagaagggggaaaaaaaagaacaaaaaaaaggaaaaaagtcaggTTAGAAACAAGGCAAGAGCTAAACTACAATTTGTCCTTTAAGTCACAGTGACTGAAGTTTCCAGGACcctaattttacattttcaggaagtataactgttttatttatacacatttaGAGAAGAGCATAAATGTCACACCAGACCCATTAGAAATAtagaatttatttctctttacaTTCAGACAGCAATATATTGCAGATTTGAACATGCCACTTCTTGTATCATACGTGACTTATGGATCCTATGCTTATAGTTGTGATAGCTATTGCTATCTTAGATCAacacaaaatgtgtttctggACTGGTTCTCTTAAGATCTTTAAGCGATTACCAGCAACTTTTGAAGAAGGGTAGTCTTGAAAACCCACTtcataaaaattaatctgtCATAGCCTACATCATCCAGCTGCTTACTGTTGTCTTACCTTTACAGCTCCAGATCTCAGGAAAGTAATTTCAACAGTAGCAGTGGACAGAGAGATTGAGGACTTGCCCCTTATCTTCCCTCAGGTAGCAGTTCTTAATAAGGCAATACCATGTTATAAGGCCACCAAATTCCTCATGGTCCATGAACTGTGCTTTTGGCAGGGCAGCTCctttcccacctgcagcccttgcttcccttccccccttGCACTTCCAGGTGCAAGCTAACCACAAGAGTCAATCTTAACAGTCCTGACAACATCCTAAAACATGTTAAGTCATCCACAACTAAAAGTCTCTGaagtaacagggaaaaaaaaaaaaaaagaaaaaaaaagtgttatgtTTAAACCTTCAAAGTACCATGAACAAGAGGTATCTTCATAACCAGTGTCCTGACAGCACCTGTTCAGTGTACTTCGCTTCATCTTTACAAACTCAGAAAAACTGtggtgcttttttccttttgcctcttAATTCTCCACACATTCAGCTCAAGAATACCAGGAGCTGCAGTGCATCACCACGTGAAGATGGGGAGGGGCAAGGGAGTAAGAAGAGTGAAAAGGGAGGGAGCGCTACAGAGACACTGCCCCTTGGCAGGCTCTGCACCAGCCATACAGAGAATATGCATACACATGATGAGAGATTTTGTTGCTCCAGTTtatgtggtgttttttgttggggggttggttgttgtgttttggtttttttttttaattaaaaaacattattccCACTAAGGCTGGTTGTGCAAAGTTGGTTTTCAAGAGCCACCGTTCAGTCTGACTCTGTTCCTGTAGACAGACTTCCTATGGATCCATTTCTCACTAGCATCTTGCTGtagtttttctgctgttcttctTTGAAAGTATCTTTGACTTTCGCTCGTTTCAgacctccatccctggaaaagagcaagaaagaaaagtaaccCATCATGATCGCTACCACTATTGTTATCAAACTATGAGCTGTATTAACTATATTAGTCAACTCTAGAGCCTTCACCTAAAAGATTATTAAGAAggcttttcttcagaattttcagAACATCCAAGTTTAAGCAAGTTTATTAAATTATGGCCTTAAGCCATAACGCTTATGCAGTCCAAATTTTGAGTCTAGCCCATTAAAGCAGCCTACTCATGTTGGTAACAGGTTGCACCTACCATAGAAATCTTTGCCAATCTGGGATGCTATTTCCCTAGACTGTAGAAGCAGTCAATCTTGCGCAACGCCATAGCTGTCTCTTGCCTTACATCGTTCAGAGGGCCAGAGCTGGGCCTCATAGTTGAATCCGCTTTCCTGTTCTCTTCATCAGAATCTTGCTCTCAAGTCTGTTTCATACAGTCCTATGAAATCTAGGTATTATGCTGCTACTTACTGAGGTAGGACACAAGAAAATCAGAGCAGAAAGCCTCAAGccctgtgttttatttgttgttgttgttcatcAGTTTAGCCAAATAACTTCACTTCTGTTCTTTAATCTCAGCATGTCTCAACATGAGAAACAACTCCGAAAGACTGATCTTCAAAAGCATCAAGCCTTTAGGTCAACTCACTGCATGAGAGCTATGTGCTCCAAAGACtttatgtatctttttttatttttactctctCATACACATGAAGTTACTCCCTGGTTTTCTCCGGAGTGGAATAAAGTCATGTTAAATGTTACCTGTCACAAAGCTAAGGAGGAAGAATATCTCAATCAAACTAACAACAGACAGTCCACGAAGTTCAACAAGGACAGCACCACTCACCAGGGAAGTTCAGTCAGTCCTCCTTGGCGAGCAATGGCTGACCTCACTCTGTTGGCAAACTGAACAGCATCTTCGCCTTCCTTCAAAGGTCATAAATTCAACATaagcaaagcagagagaagtGAATTGAAACAGACTTCCGTAACACTTTTCATCTGCTGCCTCATCAAATTAGCTCACTGCCAAATGATCTGTCCCCTACCATTCCAACACGATCTAATGTTCCAATACAATAATAATTTAACTCATTTTTCCCCTAAAGTGttgaaattaaaggaaaactttgCTATCAATGTCCCATCCTCTTGGAGCATCGCTACTGTGAACAGCCCTGTATTTACTGCTATCCTTTGTATATATGATGCACTGCTGATGGTACCAAGCTGCATGAGGAAAAGCTAAGTCCAATCATACATCAAAGTCAACACTAACAAAAGTCCAGTATAAAACTTTGAATTTGGAGACATGGGGTGGGTAGGAgttttgcaggagaaaaaaaaaaaaaaaaaaaaaaaaaaagagtaagaagaGGCACTTGCAACACAGTCAGGTTCTTCAATAGTTAAGAATCAAACAGATGCTAGATTACCTTTCTAACCATTGGTGGCATGTACCACACGTTGCAAACAATGGCCCAGCTGGTCATTATTCGCAGAAGATAGCTCACGATGTTATATTTGCTGCTGTTCCAGAATGCATCTCCAAACTGAGGATCATACTGTAAGggaccacaaaaaaacaaatgatATAACCCTTTCCCCACAGATctgagacaggctgtgatgtTCTGAGGTGGATGCTTTCAGTCAGATGCCGGAGTACAAGAAGATTCACAACTGACATGTTTGCTTAGAATGAGGCTTTAGAAAAAGTAGCCTGTGCTTATTAGCAGCAGATGTCACCCATTTGCCTGAACTAAGAGAGCTATGTCTGCTGCAAGCTGCATGCTTCGCTTCCCTTCCGCATCAGTGAAGACTAGCTCAAtctcccttccttccagctTTCTGGAGGAAGAACCTGACCCCACCAGGTCCTACCACCCAGGCTCCATAGGCTGAATGACTTCACGTTCTCATTTTAGCCACTCATACGCTAGGAGTCACCCATGACATGTAGCCAACTGCCAGGGCTCCTGTGCTTCCATTAGCAGCCATACTGAAACAGTTTCCTACTGCCCTGACAAAAACAGATCCCAAACTTCGATATTCAGCAGCTAGTTAGTTCCACTTACTTTGATTGCAACAGGATAGATTGTCCCTCCTATCTCAAAGCTCCCCTTCTTGAACATCATCACAGATGTATTGTTTATGCAGGTGCCTGTCCAGAGAAGAAACTTGGGTCATTACTTCATATAGCCTACCACATTTCAGCAGCAACACTACATCAACATACAGGTCTTACGCTCATGAAGGAGCAAATGCAGGCCCTTTATGGCTAAGTTAAGCATCTCTCCCCTGCTTGCTTTCATTCTCTGTCTTGTGACTAACTCCCTGAACAAAGTCAGAACATGTATGAGACAAAAAACACAAGGCTGAGGTTACATCTGTAAGACAGCGAACTGACATTCACAGCACAAAAGAAACAATCTTCCCATTCTTCTGCCTACAGCTTCTGTCAGGAGATCCAACAGCCAGGGACCGTATTGTGTTGTCTTCCTGTAATCTCATATTAAATTAGCAGTTCCCTAATAAAATCTAAGCCAGAGGTACATTTGATACACCAGACACATTTGAGCACCAAAAGCCATGAAAGAGAGAACAGGGATGAAATCTACACTGAATGGAGATAAGGAGCAGTTCAGCTTCTTACCTTCTGGAAAAATTAAGATCGGGAGCTTGCTTTTGTCCGCCACATGTTCCCTGAGTCtgtggaagcagaaggaaagcttCAAAACCAGCTCctttccacttttttccccaggcaggtctattaaaaatatctttacgTAGAACACATCTGTTTGACAAAGCCTTTTACTGGACATTAATTtgcacttgcttttctgtttctcacaaaCCTGAAGCTTTGGGCAGGCCACCTCTTAGGCCCCAGTGCATTACACTGAGGCAACatcctgcttgctttcctccatattattttattaatgactGCCAGGGAAGCCAACAAATGTATGCCATTAAGTCAGTCAGATTAATTCTAATCAACTCAACCTGCAAGAAGCTGtctacataagaaaaaaaccaaacaaaaaaccaaaaagccttGTGCAGCAGTCCATCCAGGCTTTGCTTGCTTAGCAGCAGATTTCTTAAAAAGAGGACTCTTAAAACACCTACAGCTCACACTACTTGAGTTAGCACTTGGATGACATAGCAAAACCATACTGCTGCACAGAGGCCAATGAGGTGGTGAAGTAACCTGCTAAAGTTAACctaaaagttctttaaaaattagGAGGACTTTCTATCACTTTTACTACAGTGTTCGTACTGTAGTGATAGTTTGGTGATAATTGCAGAAGACTACCTTTGTAAGCAGCGCAGTTGTATAGTTAGACACATTTTTGCCCCTCATCCAAACAAGCAAAGCTTATTATTTCTAGCTCACAATTTCAAATTAAGTTGAGACAGTTCATGTCACAGAAAGCCCGCTtcatcagtatttcttttcaacagAAAGTCCCAGAATTTGAAGTATATTCACAGCCTTTTAGAAGTGTATCTGAATTCATCAGACATTAGTTATTATGCTGATGGTTACCCAAATGAGATGTTTTGTGACAGTCTGCTGCAATCCAGACCTTACCAGAACCTTTGGTCTGCACCATTTCACCCTGTATAAACCTTTCAAGCCTTTCTTGGTGACCTGGGAACCTAACATTTTGATCACAGCAGCAAGCATCTTCAGGTCATTGTGAATGATCTCGTTTGCTTCCTACCACCCCTCCAGCTCACTCCACTAACTGCTGTTGAGCCACTACTATACTGATTGCTTCCACTCCTGCTGACATCTACCAATTTGCAATACCCTGCATCATTCCAGCCTACAATAACATGCAATTACAGATAACTCGTGCCCTTGTGATTAGCATTTATAAGCAGCAGTCATCGTTTGGAATAAACCAAGTAGATATGGCTCCTGTAGATGTAGTGCTTAGGACATGGTTTGGTGATGTAGttggcagtcctggattaacAGGTGGACTTTAcaatctcaaaggtcttttccaacctaaatgattctaagATGCTCTTGCAAGTCAGCCTTTTGCCCTCCTGAGATCCCTAGGTTCCAACTACCCTGTTTCCCAGTGCAACCTCATCAGCTTCTTGGGCTTCCGTCTTTCCAAAGTTTTAATTCCTCATCTGGGTCTTTGTTCAACAACTCTTCGAGGATTACATACCTGGGCGTGGCCTCTCGGGCACTAGCAGGTACCAGAGTTGCACTAGCAGGGCAATCCCCTGCTCCGACCCACACCTCACCTTTTTGTCACTAGATGGCGGTCTTTGATTTCTGAGCGTTCAAACCAGACGTGAGGACAGGCCTTGACCGTGGCTCTCTGAATGACTCCCATTAGTCCACCGTGAACCTGGCCAACCTGCAAGCCCAATAAGGCACATCAATCAGCATATAAGACACCTGAAAAGCAGAACTTCCTCTTCTGCatccccctcaaaaaaacccacaagcacACCGGAGACCGCAAACCAGGACTGGGCAGTGCccaaaagaactattaaaatgtttgaaaggATCTAGATGCAAGTGTGGAAGCATCTCTCAAGTATTTCATCAGGTGAGGAGCCTAGCATTGACACTGCCAGGACAACTTCACCAACATGTAACTTGTAGACCAATTTCAACACAATTTATACTTTTACCCACTACCTAGTGCTTAAGTTAACTTTCACAGTAGAGATTAACTGAACTCCGCAACCAATaccccacagcctttccctttcctggtctctctccctctgctgtGGTCATCGTGGATCTCCTCATACCATTGCATAGCATCCATCATTTGTCAAAATGATTGCATCTATCGGTGATGTGTGGTTGGCAACACAAATTCCTCCTTTCTGAGGTTTGTTTTCCCTGCAATTACATAAATTTTTTGTTAGACTACTAGTGCACTAACCACCACACTACACACACAACAGTTCCATAAAGCTGTCAAGTGAGTCAGCATCTAGCGCGACATTAACCTGCAGGTCAGGAAAGAGCTGCCCCATTTCAAATAGGATACTCACACATGGAAGTATACACACACTTTTGCTATAGTAACATCAGCTCACTCACTTGTTATGGTAATGGATGGTACCAGACAGAGCTCTGACAAGGATGCGGGAGCACGTGAGGTGGACCACTTCACTCAGATAGTTTTTCACACTGAAAGAAATCACAGGCATCTGGAGCATCCTGGAAAGCAGCTAGACAGACACACAATATTCTCCAGCCTCAACACAACTCAGGGCTGAAATTTTCCTGGTACTCTGGAGCACAGAGGAACATTCCCAGCTCTACCACTCACTTGCTACAGCAGCTCAGCCAAGACATGCGAGACCCTTGGTCTCACTTACTGAGGCAAGGCTGTCATCTCCTCACCAGGTACTTCTTTGTCCCATGATGTCCCACGACAGTAAGAGGAGCCCATCAGAAATCACCAGCCTCGATGCTAAGCCTGGCAAGAAGCCAACCTCTGCCCAAGTTCAAAATGCCACTAAAAGCAAGGCCACAAGCTTGTGGGTGAACCGTCAGTAGTCTACCACTTGTGAAATCTGTCCAGTCCTAATCTTGAGCTGTTTGCACGGATGCCAGTTGGCAAATTTGTCCCTCACACACCACAACACAGTACCTACCTGCTGTTTGGCAGCTGTCCGACCATTGTTGTCCCCACAATCATTGAGATAATCCCAATGGCAGCCAGGGTAAAGCTACAGGGCAAAATAGAGATTAAATCAAAATAAGtagttttgttcattttagtATCACTCTCCCCTTCAAAATGGAAAGGGATTGCAGGAATTCAATTATTCCTCAGATACTCGACATATCCAGTTCCGTAACTCAGTAATTCCCCAACACATTGCTCAAAATCATGGTCTAGCAAAGGCAGCAGATTTAGATACCCCAATGCATGTAGTGTCACGGAGTTTTAGAGCTTGCCCAACTTACACTTACATTGCAAATACACAACTTACAGGAAgcattcacagaaaaaagatGACCACTAGCCCTAACCTACTCTCCACAGTAAATGGCAAGATAGAAGTGTTCTGAATGGCTTCTTAACCATTCAAAGAAGAATTTAAGCAGGTTCATCTTTCTTTATCTACTAATGCTGCTTTTGGGTTAAAAGAGCTGAGATGACATTTcccaagaaaacacacatttaCGTTCCCAGACTGACAAAACCCCTCAGCACCCATGAGCTTACCGCAGGGGCAGCAGTAAGCAGTACCGCACTATAACCCCAACGACCCACACAACAGTCAGCCTCAGGCTGATGTAGTGGAAGTTGACATTAGTCCTTGTGAGGAGATTCCAGGAGACCAGCTCTTCAGAGGAAAACCTTTGGGTGACTTCATCTTCCACAATGGCTTCAAACCCTTTTCTGCAGAAGTAGAATATGTCAGAGAATTCGAAGTCCACTCGATGCAGACGTGCGATTTCTTTCTCCATAGGCGTTTCATCTCTTTCAATGATACCTTGGGAAGGAAAGGGTAACCCTATAAGGAAATAATTCTATACAGTAACAGTCATCCTGCAAATCACTTACCACTTTGCATTACTCAAGGAGACAAATTCTCTGTCGGAGCCTCTCCTATGAAAGCAAGATCAGGTGGGTAGTTGAACACAGCATACTGGTCAGTAGGCCAGTTCTGGATCCCCTTCCTCACATAAACACCTTGAGCAGCAG contains:
- the LOC102055839 gene encoding glycerol-3-phosphate acyltransferase 3 isoform X2 gives rise to the protein MLKTPAANGIIERDETPMEKEIARLHRVDFEFSDIFYFCRKGFEAIVEDEVTQRFSSEELVSWNLLTRTNVNFHYISLRLTVVWVVGVIVRYCLLLPLRFTLAAIGIISMIVGTTMVGQLPNSSVKNYLSEVVHLTCSRILVRALSGTIHYHNKENKPQKGGICVANHTSPIDAIILTNDGCYAMVGQVHGGLMGVIQRATVKACPHVWFERSEIKDRHLVTKRLREHVADKSKLPILIFPEGTCINNTSVMMFKKGSFEIGGTIYPVAIKYDPQFGDAFWNSSKYNIVSYLLRIMTSWAIVCNVWYMPPMVRKEGEDAVQFANRVRSAIARQGGLTELPWDGGLKRAKVKDTFKEEQQKNYSKMLVRNGSIGSLSTGTESD
- the LOC102055839 gene encoding glycerol-3-phosphate acyltransferase 3 isoform X1, with protein sequence MEDVWSVAGRVGAVWLALVLGLIVLPSALGVSLGISEAYMWVLVKTLEWATIRIEKGVKKPQPQMLKTPAANGIIERDETPMEKEIARLHRVDFEFSDIFYFCRKGFEAIVEDEVTQRFSSEELVSWNLLTRTNVNFHYISLRLTVVWVVGVIVRYCLLLPLRFTLAAIGIISMIVGTTMVGQLPNSSVKNYLSEVVHLTCSRILVRALSGTIHYHNKENKPQKGGICVANHTSPIDAIILTNDGCYAMVGQVHGGLMGVIQRATVKACPHVWFERSEIKDRHLVTKRLREHVADKSKLPILIFPEGTCINNTSVMMFKKGSFEIGGTIYPVAIKYDPQFGDAFWNSSKYNIVSYLLRIMTSWAIVCNVWYMPPMVRKEGEDAVQFANRVRSAIARQGGLTELPWDGGLKRAKVKDTFKEEQQKNYSKMLVRNGSIGSLSTGTESD